From the genome of Candidatus Flexicrinis proximus:
GGTAGTTGCGGAAATACCAGGCGCCGGGCCAGGAAAGCTTGAAATCATAGGCGAACTTGATCCGCGTCCCATCAGTCGTCCGCCGGCTGATCTCCTCCAGCATGTTCAGCATGACTTTGGTGCCGGAAGTCGCATGTGCATAGACCAGAAACTCGTTCGGCATATCGTAGTTGATGAACGAGGCCATCCATGCAGAGCGGAACGTGACGAAGCCAAGGACGGTAAAGACCGCGACCGCAAACATCTGGCGGCCATGTTTTGCGCCGGTGATGCGGCGAAGATAGGTTAAGCCCACACTTACGGCAATCAGGACACCGGCGGCAGCGAGCCATGCGTACGTCCACTGCAGCTGCATCTGGTCGACACCCTGGAATGGCCCTTGTCCAGTGAACTGGAACGCGAGAAGTTGGAACAACGCAGCAAGTCCGAGCGGGAAGAGCAGCAGGTTAACCCAGCCGATTTTCCGCACGATCGAGAAGTCAACCTTGTCGAATATCCGCCCGAAGAACCAGCCGGTGAGCAAGATCATCGGCAGCGTCATGTGGGTGCCGAGCCACGGCATCTTTTCGCCAGCGAGGGTGAACACGATGATATTCAGCACCGCCCAGAAGGAGACAAGCAACAGGAACGGGACTTCGGACAGGGTGTTTAGTTTGGCCAGATCGCGGTGGATTTGTTCGCTGCGAGTGTCAATATCGGCGATGTTGCCCGGAAGAGCGACCGCTGCCGGTTCCTCATAGACCGCCTGAGTGCCGGACGGCTCCTGCCCTTCGAGTGCTGTTTCGCCCGTAGCCTCGACGAACGCCGCCTGCGAGATCAGAAGGTTCTTCTGCTTGCGATTAGACGAGGCTTCGGCCTCAAGCTCCAGGACGCGGCCCCGCCGGCGCCAGAAGAGGTAATTGCCGCCGAGGGCGGCAGCGGCGGCGCCGATGATCGGCAGAAACTCGTACATCGGCAGGACGATCAGCGTGTAGTAGTACTGAGGCTGGCTTCCGCGCCGCTCGGCCTGCTGTTCGAGCCAGTATTGCAGGCTGTAGATCATGCCGGTCGCAAAGCCCTGAATGTTGGTGAAGACCGTGGTGAAGAAGAAGGCAAAAATGCCGTGGAAGATCAGCCAGCACACCAGAAAGCGCCGCCAGTTCCACGTCACGCCTGCAGCAATGCTGGTAATCATAAGGGGGAGCCAGCACAGGAAACCCACCATAAACTGGCCAATGGCAGCCGCGTCGCTTCCGGTTGGAAGGACGCCGCCCAGGAAGCCAAAACTGGTACCCAGGCGGGCATATTCTTCCGGGGAGCCGCGGGCGGCCACAATGAAGATCGCTGTGATCCAGGGCAATACGAGCGTACCCATGATCCACAGGACATCCAATTCAGGGAACTGGTTGAGCCAATCCCACCAGTCTTTGCCTTCGGCGTTCTTGCGGCGCGAAACGACGAAAATGCCGGTAGATACAAACATCAATGCCCAGGGGGCCAGGATGGGCAGCCAGCTGATGGCGCCGGCCATCTGTGTCCCCTGCTCCTCGGCGTTCGGGTCGAAGGGCTGCGCGATGCCCAGGTCTTCACGGGTGAGGTGCGAGCGCTCTTCGATGACAATGAAGACGAGGGTCACGAGCAGCGCAGCAGCGGTCATCATAATGAACTCGCGCCATGGTACGCGCGAGAACTTGCCCCTAAACGCCCAGAGCATCGTTCCGGTCATCGCTGCGATGACGATAATGAACAGCCCGACCGTCCAGAGGATAAAGCTGCGCGAATCGATGTTCTGAAGCCAGCCCTCAATCTGTGCGCCGCTTGTGACTGCGGACAGGGGTGTGATGTCCAGGATGTTGTACATCCCAATCGCAATAACGGCGCCCAGCAGGATCGACATCATCAACGCGTTGAACCACTGGCGCGCTGCGATGCCCCATCTGGACTGTGCGATCCGGAACAACCAGTACATGGTGAGGAACAGGCCGAAGATGGCGATATAGAAGAAGGCCGTCTCTTTGCTTCCCAGGTTCCAAAGCATGGCCGCAGAGAGAATGTAGAGGTAACGGGGTTTTCGTCGTTCCTCTGGCGGGCCACTTATGTAGGTAATGGCGGCCCAGGCCATCAGGATAGACGCCATGATGGCAGGCGTGTCTTCGCGGATATAGCGGTTGTAGTACATCAGGAGCGGCGATATCAGGATCATCAACGAGGCAAGAATCGTGCCCCATTTCCCCAGCCAGCGCCGGAACAGCAGCGGGGTCATCACCATGCCGATGCCCAGCAGCGCCGCGTACAGACGGCCGGTGAAGTCGTTGTCACCGAACAGCGCGTACATCAGCGCGTTGACATGGAACATGATCGGGCCGTGCATGAGGGGCGTATGGTCAAAGTCGCCCTTCATGTAGAGGTTATACGAGTAGAAGACGTGGAGGCTTTCGTCGTGGCTCATCGCCCGATCGCCGAGGCCGTATAAGCGCGTGAATACTGCCGCGATGAATATCGCCACGAACACTAACGTCTGCCAGCGTATCCACACCCGAGTACCGAGTGTCTCGTTCAGTGGATCGCTGCGGTCAACGTTGAGCGGGCCAGGGGAAGTAGTAGCGGTCATGCGTTCCTCGTTACTCGGTCTCTGGGGCGGCTGGAGTGGCCCGCGCGACAAACTGCGCGGTTACCAGCTCAGGGGTCAGGGTTTCGTTCGGCAAATCTGGACTGGCACCTGTTGGCGTAATACCGTCGAGGATGATTGTCCGCGGCTGGGGCTGCGTGGCAATTCCGATGGCGGCAACACGATTGATGCCGATGAACAGCGGTACAAGCATCAGGGTGGCAAGCACAAAAGCGGCCAGGCTTGTGCGCCAGTCGGTCGGGCGGCGCAGCCTGAGCGTATAGAGGGGTGTGCGTCCGTTCAGCGCGGCGCCGATGTTGGCGAAAGCGCGTTCCAGCTGCGCCCGTTCAGGACGGCCATGCGGGGCAAGATCGGCCGTGAAAGCACGATCTGTCTCGCGGACGCGCAGATACTCGGCATAGGCCGACGCGTCACTGTCGATCAGGCGCGATGCCTCGCGGCGCGCGTCAGGCGACAGCTCGCCACGCACATAGGCAGACAGCCGGTGCAGGATGACGCGCCGGCGGAGAAAGCTGAATGGAGTGGAGGTGCGGTTTCGCTTTGACATGATTAGTTGTTCAGCTCTAGTAACTCAGAAGCTCATCCAGCAGGCTGCGTCCCTGCTCGTTGAGAAGTCCGCGAAGCTTCTCATGGGCGAGCCGGACACGGCTTTCGGCAGTTTTTAGTGGGCAATCCATCACTTCGGCGATCTCGCGGAAGGTCAGTCCCTGTCCATAACGCAGGACGACTGCCTCGCGAAGCAGAGGGGAAAGGTCGGTTAAGGCGGTGTTGACGGTAATGCGAGCGGCTTCCCTTGCACTCTCCGCTTCGGGTGATTCGTGCTCCGGTGCGGCAATCTCCAGACCGAACATCTGCGCGATATCCACCAGCGGCATGCGTTTGCGGCGGTAGGTATTACGGCAGCGGCTGACCGCGATCGTATAAAGCCAGGTTTTGAAGCTGGCGCGCGCGCTGTCGAAGCGGGCGAGGTTCTTGAAGGCGTAAACGAACGAGTCCTGAAGCACGTCCTCGGCATCCTGCGCGTTTAAGACCAGGCCATAGCAGAGGCGGTACGCCCCCGGCGCATACAGGTCGTAGAGCGCTGCATACGCGGTCTGGTCGCCCTGCAGGCAGCGGGCGATGGCGACTGCGGTGATCTCGGGAACGGGTGCTGTGTTCATAGGCGTTATTCTTTATTCGTTCGTTGGCATTCTACACGATGAGTCACGTTATTCCTCAGTTTCCACAGGCTGGCCCGGGCGCGGTGTGCAGGCTGCCACACTCAATCGAGCAAATCTTCAATCGGACGGCTGTCGAACACATCCTGGCGCACCCAGAGGATGACACTCAAGCCATTCGAGGGTTCGACACGGACACGCCGCTGCAGGAACCATGTTGTGAAGTCCAACCCAACCATCGAATCGGGCGACCACTTCTTGGTGATGATGAAGGGCTGCCCCACATAGCTGCCGCCCAGATCGGGCAGCGGGACATCCTGGCTTGTCCCCACATCCGGCGCGATGACGATAGGCGCGGTGGCCGCCTCTGCGAGCGAGTCGACCCAACGCACATTGGCCTGATCGCGCAGCATCCAACCTACCAGGCCGTCTTCTGTCAGGCCGATGGCCGGTTCGCGCAGTACGGTGATGGGGAGAAGCGGGAACCCCTGCGACTCGCGGAAACTGAGCTCGAACATAGATCGCTCAAGGAGCGCGTAACCTGTCAGGGTTGCCTCGTGGTTCCACGGCTCGACCGGGTTTTCAGCGCCGAATTCCGAGACGTACCAGCCGCCCGAAAGCTGGGTGACGGCGGTCATGGCCAGCAGGCCGAGGATGTAGCCCTGTGCCGCGATACGGTTGCCCCAGATGCTCCCGGCCAGGAAGAACCCGACCAGAAGAAACATGAACGAGATGAATGACCAGAGCAGTCCGACGCGGAAATCGGCGCTGGAGAGGTTTTGCTGCATCCGCGCGATTGCCCCGCTGAGGCTGCCGCCTTCGACCTGCAGCAGTTCGCGGGTGGTCGAACCGAGGTGGACATTGAAGACGAACAGTAAGGCAAAGACGACCAGCAGGAGAATGAAGCGCCCCGCCGGCGGGGACATCAGCATCGCCAATTCGTCGCCTTTAGCCGCGTATTTCTCGGCGGAGAGCTGCTGGTGCCGGTCAGGAACGAAGCAATACACCGCAAGGCCGGAAACCAGGCCGCAGAGAGGAAGCGTGATGAGGATCGAATGCTGCGAATTCAGGCCGGGCAGGATGGCCAGCGCTGCCAGACCCGCCAGCAGCCAACCCAGGAAGAAGCGATCGGCGCCATTCCATCCATCGCGGTTGTTTTTGAGGAGCGCGACGAACGCCAGCCCCCACAGGAAGAGCTGGTAGAACAAGGACACGCCAAACGTATTCTGGCTGTCGGGTTGAAACAGCGCACCGATACCGCCAAGCAGGCCGGCGATGCTACTGAACCCGGACGGATTGGTCATGAAGCCAGAAGCAAAGGCGACTATGATCAATGCTGAGACAAGAACCGACTTATCCCAGGGTACCTGCCCAAGCGCTGAGCGTACCCTGGCGACACTTGATTGCGCCGCGACGTCACTGTCCGCAGTGG
Proteins encoded in this window:
- a CDS encoding TIGR03663 family protein translates to MTATTSPGPLNVDRSDPLNETLGTRVWIRWQTLVFVAIFIAAVFTRLYGLGDRAMSHDESLHVFYSYNLYMKGDFDHTPLMHGPIMFHVNALMYALFGDNDFTGRLYAALLGIGMVMTPLLFRRWLGKWGTILASLMILISPLLMYYNRYIREDTPAIMASILMAWAAITYISGPPEERRKPRYLYILSAAMLWNLGSKETAFFYIAIFGLFLTMYWLFRIAQSRWGIAARQWFNALMMSILLGAVIAIGMYNILDITPLSAVTSGAQIEGWLQNIDSRSFILWTVGLFIIVIAAMTGTMLWAFRGKFSRVPWREFIMMTAAALLVTLVFIVIEERSHLTREDLGIAQPFDPNAEEQGTQMAGAISWLPILAPWALMFVSTGIFVVSRRKNAEGKDWWDWLNQFPELDVLWIMGTLVLPWITAIFIVAARGSPEEYARLGTSFGFLGGVLPTGSDAAAIGQFMVGFLCWLPLMITSIAAGVTWNWRRFLVCWLIFHGIFAFFFTTVFTNIQGFATGMIYSLQYWLEQQAERRGSQPQYYYTLIVLPMYEFLPIIGAAAAALGGNYLFWRRRGRVLELEAEASSNRKQKNLLISQAAFVEATGETALEGQEPSGTQAVYEEPAAVALPGNIADIDTRSEQIHRDLAKLNTLSEVPFLLLVSFWAVLNIIVFTLAGEKMPWLGTHMTLPMILLTGWFFGRIFDKVDFSIVRKIGWVNLLLFPLGLAALFQLLAFQFTGQGPFQGVDQMQLQWTYAWLAAAGVLIAVSVGLTYLRRITGAKHGRQMFAVAVFTVLGFVTFRSAWMASFINYDMPNEFLVYAHATSGTKVMLNMLEEISRRTTDGTRIKFAYDFKLSWPGAWYFRNYPNAVYMGETPSLPVMEDAVVVLVGDENRGVVEPLLEDRYQRFDFKRMWWPMQDYFNLTSTRVIDLFELEDDSNQPGDYPSAKMRHGLWDIFWQRDYTKFGEAISRTFTFDKWPVSENMYMYVRKDFAVQVWSFGIGDGSVTNPIAQTEVSACVANWLQPSASVVFDTSALDGKLTTPIGLDVTTDGRVFVAEDQGFRISEFTTGGAYVRSFGQRGPADLSGTYFERPHSVEVASDGSIVVVDTWNYRIRVFNPALEQIAIWGQGITIGNDAPVEPVDGFWGPRDVAIGPDNLVYVADTGNKRIRVYSLQGEWVRDIGGGGIADGKLNEPTGIVVHSDGRLFVADTWNRRVSVFAADGTWLANYPVRAWYDEFGNRPYLALDESRNMLYITDPDGGRILVYSTNGECLGAFGRLNRDNPGDSEFTTIGGIDVDPEGSVYVVDQGTGRILKFAPFPLPMLGEIDGEQPPGMPIPLEIPPESSSEPQG
- a CDS encoding sigma-70 family RNA polymerase sigma factor, encoding MNTAPVPEITAVAIARCLQGDQTAYAALYDLYAPGAYRLCYGLVLNAQDAEDVLQDSFVYAFKNLARFDSARASFKTWLYTIAVSRCRNTYRRKRMPLVDIAQMFGLEIAAPEHESPEAESAREAARITVNTALTDLSPLLREAVVLRYGQGLTFREIAEVMDCPLKTAESRVRLAHEKLRGLLNEQGRSLLDELLSY